GATCAGGCCGCCCCACCGCATGAGCTCGCGCCGCCGCTCGCCGCCGAGCACCACGCCCGCCGGGAACTGGTGCGCGGGCGTCAGCAGCACCGCGGGCGACCGCAGTTCGGACACCAGGACGCCCTCGTCGTCGACCGGCACCGGCGGAGTGGCCAGGCCGCTGGTGCGGAGGTGCTGCCGCGCGCCGAGCGAGCCGGGGTCCTCCACCGCGACCTCGCCGATGCCGTGCGCGCGGAACACCGTCGCGAGCAGGCCGAGCGCCTGCGCGACCCCGGCGACCACGACGACGTCGGCGGGATCGGCGCGGATGCCCCGGTTTCGGGCCAGCCAGTTCGCCACCGCCAGCCGGAACGCCGGCGCGCCCCGCGGGTCGCCGTACCCGAAGTCCGCCGCCGAGAGCCCGCCGAGCACCGCCCGTTCCGCCCGCAGCCACGCCACCCGCGGGAACGCGGCCAGGTCCGGCACGCCCGGGGTGAGGTCGATGCGGGCCGGCGCCGCGCGCAACCGGTCGAAGACGTCCGGCCGAGGCTCGAACACGACGTCCGCGCTCGGCGCGGGAGCCGGTGCGGGCGACGCGGTGACGGGCACCGCCACCACGACGGTCCCGCCACGGCCGCGCCCTGCGACGTGCCCGTCCTCGACGAGCCGCTGGTACGCCTCGGTCACCACCCCGCGCGACACGCCCAGCTCGGCCGCCAGCGTCCGCGTCGGCGGCAGCCTGCTGCCCACCGGCAGCCGCCCGTCCGCGATCGCGTCCCGCAGGCGCGCCGCGAGCCACGCCGACCGCCCGCCCGGCGGGGCCTCGCCGATGTCGAGCTGGAGGAAGTCCGATCCCGTTACGGACCTCTCGACG
The window above is part of the Amycolatopsis thermoflava N1165 genome. Proteins encoded here:
- a CDS encoding PLP-dependent aminotransferase family protein; protein product: MDRSKPEPVERSVTGSDFLQLDIGEAPPGGRSAWLAARLRDAIADGRLPVGSRLPPTRTLAAELGVSRGVVTEAYQRLVEDGHVAGRGRGGTVVVAVPVTASPAPAPAPSADVVFEPRPDVFDRLRAAPARIDLTPGVPDLAAFPRVAWLRAERAVLGGLSAADFGYGDPRGAPAFRLAVANWLARNRGIRADPADVVVVAGVAQALGLLATVFRAHGIGEVAVEDPGSLGARQHLRTSGLATPPVPVDDEGVLVSELRSPAVLLTPAHQFPAGVVLGGERRRELMRWGGLIVEDDYDAEHRYDRPPVPALRSMLPERVCYAGSISKLLAPALRIGWLLVPPRYQRDLVDAKRYADLGNAVLPQLVLGHLMTSGELERHLRFVRRRHRRRRDAMIDAVRRHLPGVRVHGAAAGLHLMITFDRELSDVDLATAALTRGVKVQPLSWHRQRPGAPGLVLGYAARSPGEIEEGVRIIAELVARRSAA